In Anomaloglossus baeobatrachus isolate aAnoBae1 chromosome 6, aAnoBae1.hap1, whole genome shotgun sequence, the genomic stretch GCAGCATTTCTGTTTGGGGCGGATGCATCATCCAGCTTTCCCGAGGCTCAGAATGGTCCTCGCTGTACGGCAGGTGCCGGCAAAGGCTGCAAATTCACAACTGCACGAGAAGACGACGATATTGTAAAAAGTCGCTAACAAATTGTAACCAAAAATAATAAATGTCGCTTAATCTCAGCCCCAAACACCTTGATTGTTGACAACTACCAGCCTCAGCATGCCCCAGATCAGCAAAGGGGGGCGTGAAGACCGGGtatcagagatagagagagaatatATACATTTTCCCATGTGAGATCCTCCTGCTGCCTCCATTCCTGCAGGATATAACAAGGGGAGATTAATATCAACGCAGCATCAAATCTCCCATCATACAGGAACTCGCAAGGGAAAAGCTAATTCACAGCCTAGAACCAGAACACGATAGTTTATTAAGATTTAAAATTACATATATTTATTTAgattttaaatatataattttaatattaaatttatttttaaaattataaataaaaattatatagttTCACTGTAATTTATTAATATttaaatgtataatatatattttttataaaaaacatTAGTATTTAAAATGACTTATCTAAATATATGTATAAtctaatttaaaaaatatatttatttttaaaattaaaaaaaatactagTTTCACTTTAATTGTTAATTAATATTTAAatgtataatttaaaaaaattatatatttttttaataaaaaataaactacatttttattatttaaaatgacaatataATCTAAATGTATAatctataaatataatataatataaaattaaatatgaaattataaataaaaaaaacactttatatgtAGTTTCACTGTACTCTAAATTATATGtacaatgaataaaaaaaataagaattagataatttttaaaatttaataaaaatataaaaatgtagttTATTTAAAATTACAATTATAatatacatgtataatatataataaCTTAAATATCAAATgaatattatttttataattatatattataaatTAAAAATTATGTACATATAGTTTCACTTTTATTATTTAAATTATATGTATAAtattgaaaaagaagggaattttgttacttaccgtaaattccttttcttctagctccaattgggagacccagacgattgggggtgtatagctactgcctccggaggccacacaaagcattacactaaaaagtgtaatgcccctccccttctggctatacaccccccgtgggatcacgggctgcttcagttttactgctaaagcaagaaggaggaaagccaataactggtttaaacaaattcaatccgaagtaacatcggagaactgaaaccgttcaacatgaacaacatgtgtacccgaacaaccaaaaatcccgaaggacaacagggcgggtgctgggtctcccaataggagctagaagaaaaggaatttacggtaagtaacaaaattcccttcttcggcgctccattgggagacccagacgattgggacgtccaaaagcagtccctgggtgggtaaggtaatacctcaagttagagctgcaaaacagccctctcctacgaggaggcaaccgccgcctgcaggactcttctacctaggctggcgtccgccgaagcgtaggtatgcacctgataatgtttggtgaaagtgtgcagactcgaccaggtagccgcctggcacacctgttgagccgtagcctggtgtcgtaatgcccaggacgcacccacggctctggtagaatgggccttcagccctgatggaaccggaagcccagcagaacggcaggcttcaagaattggttccttgatccatcgagccagggtggatttggaagcctgcgatcctttgcgcttaccagcgacaaggacaaagagtgcatccgagcggcgcaggggcgccgtgcgggaaatgtagattctgagtgctctcacgagatccaacaaatgcaaatccttttcataccgatgaactggatgaggacaaaaggaaggtaaggaaatatcctgattaagatgaaaagaggataccaccttagggagaaactcctgaatcgggcgcagcactaccttgtcctggtgaaaaaccaggaagggagctttggatgacagcgctgccaattcggataccctccgaagagacgtgaccgctaccagaaaggccactttctgtgagagtcgagaaagtgaaacatccttcagaggctcgaagggcggcttctggagagcaactagtaccctgttcagatcccatggatctaacggccgtttgtacggagggacgatgtgacaaaccccctgcaggaacgtgcgtacctgaggaagtcgtgctagacgcttttgaaaaaataccgatagcgctgagacttgccctttaagggagccgagcgataagcctttttccaaaccagattgcaggaaggaaagaaaagtaggcaatgcaaatggccagggggacactccctgtgccgaacaccaggataagaaaatcttccacgttctgtggtagatcttagcagacgtgggcttcctagcctgtctcatggtggccacgaccccttgagataatcctgaagatgctagtatccaggactcaatggccacacagtcaggttcagggccgtagaattcagatggaaaaacggcccttgtgacagtaagtctggccggtctggtagcgcccacggttggccgaccgtgagatgccacagatccggataccacgaccttctcggccagtctggggcgacgagcaggacgtggcggcaatcggacctgatcttgcgtagcactctgggcaagagtgccagagggggaaacacatagggtagttggaactgcgaccaatcttgcactaaggcgtctgccgccagagctctgtgatcgcgagaccgtgccatgaaagttgggaccttgttgttgtgccgggacgccattaggtcgacgtccggccttccccagcggcgacagatttcctgaaacacgtccgggtgaagggaccattcccctgcgtccataccctggcgactgaggaagtccgcttcccagttttctacgccggggatgtgaactgcggatatggtggaggccgtggcttccacccacatcagaatccgccggacttcctggaaggcttgccgactgcgtgtcccgccttggtggttgatgtatgccaccgctgtggagttgtccgactgaattcggatctgctttccttccagccactgctggaaggcttgtagggcaagatacactgccctgatttccagaacattgatctgaagggtggactcctgctgagtccacgtaccctgagccctgtggtggagaaaaactgctccccaccctgacagactcgcgtctgtcgtgaccaccgcccaggatgggggtaggaaggaccttccttgtgataatgaggtggggagaagccaccattgaagagagtccttggccgtctgggaaagggagactttcctgtctaaggacgtcgacttcccgtcccattggcggagaatgtcccattgaagtgggcgcagatgaaactgcgcaaacgggactgcctccattgctgccaccatcttccctaggaagtgcatgaggcgtcttaaggggtgcgactggccttgaaggagagagtgcacccctgtctgtagtgaacgctgcttgtccatcggaagcttcactgtcgctgagagagtatgaaactccatgccaagatatgttagtgattgggtcggtgacagatttgactttgaaaagttgatgatccacccgaaagtctggagagtctccagcgcaacattcaggctgtgttggcatgcctcttgagagggtgccttgacaagtagatcgtccaagtaagggatcaccgagtgtccctgagagtgcaagactgctaccactgctgccatgaccttggtgaaaacccgtggggctgtcgccagaccaaatggcagggctacgaactgaaggtgttcgtctcctataacgaagcgtagaaaacgctggtgctctggagcaatcggcacgtggagataagcatctttgatgtctattgatgctaggaaatctccttgagacatcgaggcaatgacggagcggagggattccatccggaaccgcctggttttcacgtgcttgttgagcagttttaggtccagaacaggacggaaagagccgtccttttttggcaccacaaacagattggagtaaaaaccttgacctcgttcctgaagaggaacagggatcaccactccctctgcccttagagagcacaccgcttgcagaagagcatcggctcggtcgggatgtggggaagttctgaagaaccgaggcggaggacgagaactgaactctatccggtacccgtgagacaaaatgtctgttacccaccggtctttgacctgtggcagccaaatgctgcaaaagcgggagagcctgccaccgaccgaggaggccgaaagtcatgaggcagccggcttggaagcggttcctccggctgctttctttgggcgtgagtgagtccgccaggaatctgagctgctctgctccttctgagtccttttggacgaggagaattgggtcctgcccgaacctcgaaaggaccgaaacctcgactgtcccttccactgttgaggtttgcttgatctgggctggggtaaggaagagtccttacccttggactgtttaatgatttccgccaattgctcgccaaacagcctgtcttgagataatggcaaactggttaagcattttttggaagcagaatctgctttccattcctttaaccataaggctctgcgtaaaaccaccgagttggcggacgccattgacgtacggctggtagagtccaagaccgcattgatagcgtaagtcgcaaacgcagacatttgcgaggtcaaggacgccacttgcggcactgatggacgtattatagagtccacctgcgccagaccagctgaaatagcttggagtgcccacacggctgcgaatgctggagcaaacgacgcgccgatagcttcatagacagatttcaaccaaaggtccatctgtctgtcattggcatctttaagtgaagccccatcttccactgcaactatggatctagccgtaagcctggagattgggggggtccacctttggacactgggtccagcgtttgaccacgtcagggggaaagggataacgtgtatccttaagacgtttggagaaacgcttatctggataagcatggtgtttctggactgcttctctgaagtccgcgtggtccagaaaagagctcaatttacgtttgggatacctaaaatggaatttctcctgctgtgctgctgcctcctccgctggaggagaaatatccagcagtctattgatggccgctataagatcattcaccatggcgtcaccatcaggggtatccaggttgagagcagtctcaggattagactcctgatcacctagctctgtctcatcatacagagaatcctcgcgctgagaccctgaccagcgtgatgacgccgagggtctctcccagcgagctcgcttaggctgcctgggactgtcgtccgagtcagagccttcagcctgtgatgcctgggacccccttggagcacggattagttccaactgagggggaccggggaacattgactcagcagtgcccatggtctgagtgaccggcctggactgcaaggtttctagaatttttgtcatagtcacagacatcttatcagcaaaaactgcaaattctgtccccgtcaccggggcagggttcacaggcgtctctgcctgggccactactagcatagactccggctgacgaagtggcacagggaccgaacattgcacacaatgggggtcagtggaacctgccggtagatcagccccacatgcggtacaggcagcatatgaagcccgtgccttggcacccttgctttttgcggatgacatgctgttgtctcctcagagcaatataggggtataagccaagaagcgaccgtacagtgcaatgtatataggtacaaacaaaagtacacaaaacactgtggcactagtggggtcagcacctaggtgctgcttaccgcccgcttaacagcgggtgtgtggtcgccagaatcccctgtctgggtctcccagggctatgtccgttctccagctcagactgcgtgcaggaatggctgccggcgtcctgtgaagaggggcgggccgtgggcgtgctgcagacaaagagcgggaaactggcgtcccactgtgcccagtgagagggctggagtatgtaaataagactccagccctcggcgctgactattgtacagcgtctctccccttccctgactgacagggctgggggcgggaacgaaacgtaactaggccgcagaagccggggactagatttatcagcgctgccgtcgtaaaagcacggtcgtcgcgaggtccccggcgcaccacaagtctcagccgcgccgcagtctccgtggcggccggcgcggtagttccccacacataaaactcactcagcaaagctgcagtgagaatcacccaagcgcgcagcgctactgtccccggcgcactagaacacccagcaacgctggagtgtgtctgcctgtctgtacggggacacagagtacctgaatgttgcagggccttgtccctgacggtacccagctccgtatccagcaggatctcccggtctgtggatggagcccggcctcagagtctggaggccggtaagatcccacttcaccagagcccacagggggatggggaaggaaaacagcatgtgggctccagcctccgtacccgcaatgggtacctcaacctttacaaacaccgccaacaaaagtggggtgagaagggagcatgctgggggccctttagcatgggccctcttttcttccatccgatatagtcagcagctactgctgactaaacagtggagctatgcgtggatgtctgacctccttcgcacaaagcttgaaaactgagcagcccgtgatcccacggggggtgtatagccagaaggggaggggccttacactttttagtgtaatgctttgtgtggcctccggaggcagtagctatacacccccaaacgtctgggtctcccaatggagcgccgaagaaataaataATGATATATAGATAAATTATCTTTTATAATTGTAAAaaaaattaattattatttaaaatgatatatattttaattaatagtaaatacaaataaaataaaaaatctaaaactATAATTAAAATAGTATAGTGCATTCATTTTTTTGCAAAGATTTTCcaatatcaaaaaaaaaaaaaaaaaaaaaaaaaaaaaaaaaaaaaagcgttagGCGAAGCCAGGAACATATTATACAGGCCATGTACGGACCACAATGACCGACCCCGGATCTCCTGATCCCAACTCAAGGGAGTTTGTCCGGACTGCCATCTGGACTCAGACCGTATCATGCATACATGTGAATGGTGCCCTCCAAAATACAAAAAACCTGGCGAACCAAAATGTAACCCCCATTCTTTATACTGCAGGATACGGAGTCCTGTAGGGACAACACGGGGACTTCTGCTGAACGGACAGATACGATTCAAGGCACAATGTCACGACTGTCAACATTTCTAGTTCTGTTGTCCAGATATGTAATCTGCAACCCTGGACGTCTCCAGTAATTGCCCCTTGGTGGTCCTAGGCTAAATCCCCTaataactccccccccccccctcctccaacaTCTGCAGTCGCTCTGCGGTCATGGATGTTTTTAGCAATTTTACAGATGAGCTGTTAAATCTTCAAGCAAAGAAAACGGCAAAACCAGTGCACACGTATTAGTCGTCACTCGTCACACCATGCGGAAAATACTGGGGAAGGGGGGTCTCGTGCTGGTCATGGGCCTAATGGCATGACATAACTGGTGGGGGTCAGACCATCGATGGAGATAAAGGAACCATAGAGCTCGGGGATTGCAGCACCTCTCAGAGCAAGAACATGAAGGAGACCCTTCATTATCAGGGCTGAAGTCGGACCACCACCGCTCATAACATAGCAAAAACAAACTCCATAAAAAGGTCATTATAAGAGGGGGGTCCTTTGCACAAGACCCCCCAGACCGTGGCTGCAGTTCTGGCGATCCCAGACAGCAGCCGTAATCATTAACAGGcgaccaaaaaaagaaaaatgcaataaaaacaaaaaaggtaaataaaatccaTGGATGTGGTCGGTTAGATCTAGTGAAAAGTAGTATTTTTGCAATTTATTGTTTATTAAAATCTtccgccgttcttgagatattaaacacttctcgttgcctaggagaccgaccaccgctgttgTCACGTTTGCAAACACTGCACTGAAGCTTGTGGTATTAAAGAGCCGATAGTGTGGGCCAGTCATGGCCAATGTCAAGGCAAAGCCTGCAGACCTGAGAAGAGCTGGCAAATACTGTGCATGTCTGGCTACCACTTCTATACTGTAGTGGGTGGTCGGTTTCCCAGGTAACGAGATGTAAACACAACAGAAAAGTGTTAAAATCTCAAAAAGGACAGAACATTTTCACAAAAGGTAAAttacaaaagtgcttgtttttacgcGCGCTGTCCGACGATCTCCGTTTATGAAGACGTGAATTTATCAGATTGAGGTTCTTGTTCACGACATGCACATCAGACCCAAGACTTAACCGGAGGCAGCGACCCTTGTAATGGGACGCTCGCTCCCTTCCCCAGTGTATGGGATTAGTGGGGTATATCGGTAATATTAGCAGTGCATCACACAAGCAGCCAAACCTCACCCCAATGCTGCGGTGAGTGccgccatgctttgcttgtaaactCCATGCCAGAAGATGTAAAATATCACACACCTTTCTCCGGCCTTAAAGGAGCTTCCTTTGGCCTCTTGGGTTTTTCCGTAGCCGTTCTGGAAAGCGACGGTGGTCGGGCAGCTTCTCTGGctttggtaggcctcatgtagcccTTGAGAACTTCAGTCTTGGTACTCTTCTGAGGGATCTTATCTGTAGCAGGACGGTCCGTAAGTCCAGGAGCTGAGGGCAAGGTCTTCGTTTTGGTCTTCGAGGTATCTTTGGTGGCGGCAGGCAGAGATTTCAGTCCAACTTTTTGCCGTTGTGTTGAATCACTGGCATCTTTCTTAGGTCCGGGAATATTTAGGACAAAGTCTTCTGAGACTTTAACGCCATCAGGAGAGTCTCCAATCTTCGCCGAGTCCTCAGTGGATTCACCCACCTCCAAAGAATCTCCTTCAACATTGAAATTATAGTCAATATTGCCTTTTGGCTCCACAAACTTTACCGACTCTGGTAAAAGTACACACTCTTCACGGAGGGAATGTGACATCTCCACTGAAGAATCAGGAGGATTTGCCAATTTTTCAATGAGATTCTGATCTGGAGTCCTACGTTCCTCTCCAGCTCCTGAAGACTCTGCTAAATGAGGGGGTAGATTTGCATTAGGTGGTCCCGTCTCATCGGACTTCAGCTCTATTTTCTCAGGAGACGTTTCTCCAGTAAGCACCAAGATGTCATCACTCAACCCTTGTAATAACGGAGCACCAATCGGAGTCTCTTGGCCATGTGGAGGAAATAGGACATCGTTCACATCCAGGTGTGGTTGTTGAGGAGGAGCCTTTGTTTCTTGTTCCTTCGCAGATAAGTCCATCAAGGGTGAATGAACCAAGACACCTCCTGCCGAATCTTCCACAGGGTCATTTCTAACAGAACCGTCACTGGACCTTGTTAGTTCAGAGAAGGAGGAAAGCTCTGTTTTGGTAGACGCTGAACCATGAGGACGCTTTAAAGACCCACGCTCAGCTTTCTTAGAACCTGAAAACTTGGTTTCCGGTAGATGGTCATTTAGCTGGACGGGGAAGGCAGATACCTCAACCCATGGGTCCCCAGCATCATATACACCTTTAGAACCATTTGATTTTGCCTTAACTTTACCCCTTTTGCTTTTCATTTGTCTCTCGAAAGAAAGGTTTCCCTCAGGTTGAGCTTTTTTCGGAGATGAAAGTGGCTGCAGAGGTTTGATTGTTGGCTCGGACTGGTTCACTGAAGCAGGAGAGCTTGGGAAACTGGGTGCCGGGATTGTACCAGACTGATTTTCAGGGACCGTTTCTGCACCAGGTCCAATTTCAGGAATGGGCACTTTGTTGCCTGGGACAAGATTGGGATCCCTTTCAGGAGAGAGTTCCTTATTGACCTGGATAGTACCAAGATTATTTtctggaaaagaagctttgaggccAAGGTCTTTTCCGGCCTTATTTTGTACAACAGGCTCCTTGCTCATCAAGACTGTAGCAGGCTTATTTTCTAGTGGTGCAGCTTTGAGGTCAAGGTCTTTCCCCACCACCTTTTCTGGAGCAAACTCCTTACTTGCAAAGACTGTAGCGGGCTTATTCTCTGGAGGTGCAGCTTTGAGATCAATGTCTTTCCCTGCCTTATTTTGTGGAACAGGCTCCTTGCTCACCAAGGCTGTAGTGGGCTTATTTTCTGGAGGTGCAGCTTTAAGGTCAAGGTCTTTCCCTCCCTTAATTTGTGGAATAAGTTCCTTGCTTGCCAAGACTGTAGCAGGTTTATCTTCTAGAGGTGCAGCTTTGAGGTCAAGTTCTTTCCCTGCCTTACTTTCTGGAGCAGCTTTAAGGTCAAGGTCTTTCCCTGCCTTATTTTGTGGAACAGGATCCTTGCTTGCCAACACTGTAGTGGGCTTATTTTCTAGAGGAGCAGCTTTGAGGTCAAGGCCTTTCCCTGCCTTAATCTGTGGAATAAGTTCCTTGCTTGCCAAGACTGTAGCAGGTTTATCTTCTAGAGGTGCAGCTTTAAGGTCAAGGTCTTTCCCTGCCTTATTTTGTGGAACAGGCTCCTTGCTCACCAAGGCTGTAGTGGGCTTATTTTCTGGAGGTGCAGCTTTGAGGTTAAGGTCTTTCCCTGGCTTATTTTCTGGAACAGGCTCCTTGCTCACCAAGGCTGTAGTGGGCTTATTTTCTGGAGGTGCAGTTTTGAGGTCAAGGTCTTTCCCTCCCTTAATTTGTGGAACAAGTTCCTTGCTTGCCAAGACTGCAGGTTTATTTTCTGGAGGTGAAGCTTTGAGGTCAAGTACTTTCCCTGCCTTACCTTCTGGAGCAGTTTTAAGGTCAAGGTCTTTCCCCGCCTTATTTTCTTGAACAGGCTCCTTGCTTGCCAAGACTGTAGTGGGCTTATTTTCTGGCGGTGCAGCTATGAGGTCAAGGTCTTTCCCTGCCTTACTTTCTGCAATAGGCTCCTTGCTTGCAAAGACTGTAGCAGGCTTATTTTCTGGAGAAGAAGCTTTAATGTCAAGGTCTTTCCTCGCCTTATTTTCTGGAACAAGCTCCTTGCTAGCCAAAACTGTAGCAGGCTTATTTTCTGGAGGTGTAGCAATGAGGTCAAGGTCTTTCCCTGCCTTACGTTCCGCAATACGCTCCTTGCTGGCCAAGCCTGTAGTGGGCTTATTTTCTAGAGGTACAGCTTTGAGGTCAAGTTCCTTCCCTGCCTTACTTTCTGGACCAGGCTCCTTGCTCGTTGAGGTTGTACCAGGCTTACTTTTTAGGGAAGGAGCTTTAAGGTCAAGGTCTTTCCCTGCCTTACTGTCTGCAACATTTTCTTTAATGTCCAGGACTTCGCTAGGCTTATTTTCTGGAGGGCGCTCATTTTCTGACTTTCGTTTTGGGGCAGATTTTTTATCACCTAGGACTGTGGCAGGCTTATGTTCCAGAACAAGCTCCTTGTTATCAAAGGCTGTACCAGGTGCACTTTCAGGGGCTAAAACTATATCAGCCTTGTTTTCTAGTTTGCTGCTGGCCAGGACTGTACCAGACATATTTGGAACAAGCTCATGATCCATGAATTTGCCAGGCTTAGATTCTAGAGGAGGCATTTTGGCATCCAAGACCTTCACAGGTTTACTTTCTGGAATGAACTCCTTACTACTTAGGACTGAACCTGGCTTATTTTCTAGAACAGTTTCTATGATTCCTAGGACAGGATCAAGCATTTTGCCACCCTCGACTGTACTGGGTCTACCTTCTTGAATGGACTTTTTGCCCAGGACCGTACTAGCCTTACTTTCTGGAACGGCTGGCTTGTCAGACAGAACAGTAACGGACCTACTTTCTAAAAGAAAATCACAGCCAGGCTTATTTTCTGGAAAAGGCCTCTTGCAGTCATCGGGCTCAGCTTCTAAAGTCGGCACTTTGCCATACTTCTTTTCTGGAACAGGACTTTTGTCTTTTGGGACTTCATTTTCTGGAGTTCCTTTTGGCTCTATAGTTCCCAATACCAACTCAACGACCGTATCTGTGAGCGTTAAAGGCGTACAGGGGATAGCCTCATGTAAGGCAACTGGTGCTTTGTAACTGGTCAGTAATGGATCAGAACCAGTTATCAAATCTTTGCTGGGCGGCAGAACATTGTTGTCCAACCCTGCCGTCTTTTCTCCAAATACCGGCAAGTCTCCAGGTAAGTCTTTATGGTCTAGACCGTGTCCGAAGTCAACATTGAGGGGTTCTGCAGGGTCTGAGCGCAATTGTTGGCTCACATTTTTACCCTCCCCCCGATTGGCTTTTTGGGATTCATCTAGTGGCATTACTGGAGGCGAAGGCTTTTCGTCCCTGTCTGTAATCGTTGGCACACTAAAAGCCTGCAGATCCGAGTCTAATCCTTTCTGCCAATGCTTTGAGTCTTTAGAGTGCCCTCCGCGACTATAATTCCCGGCTCTCTTATCCCGCTTTTTAGGTTTGTCCCACTTGACCGTTTCGGGTCCACCGGGTAAGAAAGCGTCGGCGGAGCGCTCGCTCTTCTCCGAGACGCTCTCCTTGTATTTCTCTCCTTTCCACTGAGCTTTCTCTGAAGTCTGGAGCAGAATTTCAGGATGGAAATAAGGACATTTGGTGACATCTGTGTCAGCGATTCCAAATATAGCCTCCGTAGGAGTGTCAGGTTTCCTACTTTCTCCCATGAGGGGAGGCCGTGTGTCGAAAAGGCTTTTATCCACTTGGTCGCCAGGTGGGGATTGTAAGTGTCTGACTGCGGGAGAATCAATGTTTTGTGGAGCTGGCGTTGGCCTCTCTGGAGGATACAAGGTCGGGTCACCTTCCCTCTCCGGGGTTGCCTTTGCTTCGGTAGGATTAGCAGCGGGCACTATGCCATTTGCGGCACTTTGTGTCTCTCTC encodes the following:
- the LOC142243655 gene encoding uncharacterized protein LOC142243655 isoform X7, giving the protein MEEQIALSPHNAPEHEGHQLKLEETPFDVAPSSESQLLPDLGGSYVEQHDGEDLLNPDPYSQDIIFAYIEGSDPTTESYVYESLHNPGEDLQLEASDILQPTEDFGAEQVTPQICFEAPGAPSSADPSVSPAELIQEDSPVSSVQEFAAEIQEEPPASLGSFVPEDVISASPAALDHETESPGSLSDLIQEEAASSFPVTLDLEVEAPASLIASVPEKEVPASPVASVEEEEAPGSPVLSTQEEEFPASPVASVQQEEILASPVALVQEEEAPGSHVELVQEEEVPASPIASVLKEEAPGSPVVSVQEGETLLSPVALVQEEFTTSPVASVPEEAAPASPVELVQEEEAPASPVELVQEEEAPASPVALVQEEEAPASPVALVQEEEAPASPVALVQEEEAPASPVASVKEATSPTSVALVQDVEIPSSPAPLTQALETPAPLATFAPEESILTSPVSQIPPETLTPPVTGGDQIPEGPAKPVVKDDDLHPEDQAPLKPNVCKSSDRRPGRAKTALAPVTDKLLEPVSASPNPNPPPAQPGSSESLASRAKALHKKAHDMMESRREATRDAGDPEGIQATMKKKKKKTKLRKTYAPRDLEFGEEDSYPRAGSEALHPRDGQMGHVEALTKQDHLFETPLGTAKRETQSAANGIVPAANPTEAKATPEREGDPTLYPPERPTPAPQNIDSPAVRHLQSPPGDQVDKSLFDTRPPLMGESRKPDTPTEAIFGIADTDVTKCPYFHPEILLQTSEKAQWKGEKYKESVSEKSERSADAFLPGGPETVKWDKPKKRDKRAGNYSRGGHSKDSKHWQKGLDSDLQAFSVPTITDRDEKPSPPVMPLDESQKANRGEGKNVSQQLRSDPAEPLNVDFGHGLDHKDLPGDLPVFGEKTAGLDNNVLPPSKDLITGSDPLLTSYKAPVALHEAIPCTPLTLTDTVVELVLGTIEPKGTPENEVPKDKSPVPEKKYGKVPTLEAEPDDCKRPFPENKPGCDFLLESRSVTVLSDKPAVPESKASTVLGKKSIQEGRPSTVEGGKMLDPVLGIIETVLENKPGSVLSSKEFIPESKPVKVLDAKMPPLESKPGKFMDHELVPNMSGTVLASSKLENKADIVLAPESAPGTAFDNKELVLEHKPATVLGDKKSAPKRKSENERPPENKPSEVLDIKENVADSKAGKDLDLKAPSLKSKPGTTSTSKEPGPESKAGKELDLKAVPLENKPTTGLASKERIAERKAGKDLDLIATPPENKPATVLASKELVPENKARKDLDIKASSPENKPATVFASKEPIAESKAGKDLDLIAAPPENKPTTVLASKEPVQENKAGKDLDLKTAPEGKAGKVLDLKASPPENKPAVLASKELVPQIKGGKDLDLKTAPPENKPTTALVSKEPVPENKPGKDLNLKAAPPENKPTTALVSKEPVPQNKAGKDLDLKAAPLEDKPATVLASKELIPQIKAGKGLDLKAAPLENKPTTVLASKDPVPQNKAGKDLDLKAAPESKAGKELDLKAAPLEDKPATVLASKELIPQIKGGKDLDLKAAPPENKPTTALVSKEPVPQNKAGKDIDLKAAPPENKPATVFASKEFAPEKVVGKDLDLKAAPLENKPATVLMSKEPVVQNKAGKDLGLKASFPENNLGTIQVNKELSPERDPNLVPGNKVPIPEIGPGAETVPENQSGTIPAPSFPSSPASVNQSEPTIKPLQPLSSPKKAQPEGNLSFERQMKSKRGKVKAKSNGSKGVYDAGDPWVEVSAFPVQLNDHLPETKFSGSKKAERGSLKRPHGSASTKTELSSFSELTRSSDGSVRNDPVEDSAGGVLVHSPLMDLSAKEQETKAPPQQPHLDVNDVLFPPHGQETPIGAPLLQGLSDDILVLTGETSPEKIELKSDETGPPNANLPPHLAESSGAGEERRTPDQNLIEKLANPPDSSVEMSHSLREECVLLPESVKFVEPKGNIDYNFNVEGDSLEVGESTEDSAKIGDSPDGVKVSEDFVLNIPGPKKDASDSTQRQKVGLKSLPAATKDTSKTKTKTLPSAPGLTDRPATDKIPQKSTKTEVLKGYMRPTKAREAARPPSLSRTATEKPKRPKEAPLRPEKGKAEACTAPEAAGSDITAPPTKELPASPEKKVKAAAVTPKAKPLTATSPKKPLSSTPTPAKKTSSPAPATAINGTPKRPLGSAVKTTTPKEVKPKSLSPVKSPDKKPLTSATTPRSSVKASPAASKPSTSAAVTTAGACAPKPNVTPKRPTAPKNDVKAAEAKKTTTTKSPSELSRPKSVPADLTKSNGAAPAPGRPRTTKPAASKPLTGPSASADAKKLATSRPAPVNKTSTAPASKPSSALAASKPTAAPKQPRPATAPDLKNVRSKIGSTDNLKHQPGGGKQAKVEKKPVPVSTARKPASAPAATKTASTKPAEPKEAAQKQTNGKVQILNKKVDVSKVSSKCGSKASAKGKTGGGDSKPDESLKTAIKQEPQESLKENSAEQTTPPQNGDLAAPADSPAVDTRENGAADTPPVDGSNQREMQSFNSLIPETSI